From the Acidimicrobiales bacterium genome, the window TGGCTGCGCCGGGGAGCTCCGGCCCGCACCCGCAAGCCGCAGGCGCGCATCGACGCCGCGCTGAAGATCGTCGAGGGGCGCCCCGTCGCGCCGGCGCGCGCCAATGAGCTCGAGATGGCCTTCCACACGCCGCGCCTCGGCGAGAAGGTCATTGAGTGCGCCGCGCTCTCCTACCGCTACGCCCCCGACGCCCCCGAGGTGCTCGCCGGGGTCGACCTCGACCTCGCGCCCGGCGAGCGCCTCGGCGTCGTCGGGGCGAACGGCAGCGGCAAGTCGACGCTCCTCGACCTGCTCGCCGGACGGCGCACGCCGACCTCGGGCGAGGTCGTCGTCGGGCCCACCGTGGTGCGCGGCTACTACGACCAGCGAGGCGTCGAGCTCGACGCCTCGGCGCGGGTGCGCGACCTCGTCGCCGGCCCCGGGCGCCCCGCCGGCGCTCCCGAGGACGTGGCGCTCATGGAGCGGTTCTGGTTCACCGGTGAGCTCCCCTTCGCCCGCGTCGCGACGCTCTCAGGGGGCGAGCGCCGCCGCCTGCAGCTGCTGCTCGTGCTCGTCGAACGGCCGAACGTGCTCTTCCTCGACGAGCCGACCAACGACCTCGACCTCGACACGCTGCGCAGGATGGAGGACTTCTTCGAGGACTGGCCGGGCGCGCTCGTGACGGTGAGCCACGACCGGACCTTCCTCGAGCGGGTCACCGATCGCATCGTCGCCCTTCCCGGCGACGGCCGACTGGTCGGGGTGCCGGGCGGGGTGGCCGGCTGGGTGAGCGCGATCTCCCAGCCGGCGGCGCGTCCGACGAGCCCGCGCGTGGCTGTCGCGCGCCCCGCCGCCGGGAGAGGGACGCGCTCGGCGAGCACCATCGGCCGCCAGCTCCGCGAGGCCGACAAGGAGATGGCCCGCCTCCTGCGCCGCCGCGACGAGCTCGCCGCGGCGATGCACTCGAGCACCGACCACGTCGAGCTCGGTCGCATCGGCTCCGACCTCGCCGAGGTGCAGTCCGCCCTCACCGAGGTCGAGGCGCACTGGCTGTCGCTCGCCGAGGAGGCCGAAGCCTCCTCCTGAGCCCCGGCCGGCGTCGACGAGTGTTCACGCGCCGTCCGCCCCGCGTCACCCAGCGGTCTCACGACCTTCAACTCGCGGCCGTACAACCACGAGAGGCGCGAGGCCCGCGGCGCGCCCGACCACCGACGCGGGACAACAGGAGGCGACCAGTGAGGTTCACCCGAACTGTTCCGGCGATGGTCGCGGCCCTGTGGGGGCGCTCGTCCTCGGCGCGACGGCGATCGGCTCGGCAGCGCCGAAGGGCCACGACGGCGGAGGCGGGCAGGGCTCGCCTCGACCAAGACGCCGATCAAGCACCTCGTCGTGATCTTCGACGAGAACGTCTCGTTCGACCACTACTTCGCCACCTACCCGATCGCGAGCAACCCCTCCGGAGAGTCGACCTTCACCGCGGCGAAGGGCACCCCGTCGGTGAACGGCCTGATGTCCTCGGTCAGCAACGGCCAGCCGAGCGGCCCCCTGCTCGCGGCGAACGGCAACGAGTCGAACCCGGTGCGGCTCGACCCCTCCGACGCGATGGCCTGTGACCAGGACCACGCCTACACCGCCGAGCAGGCGGCGGAGGACCACGGCGCGGTCGACCAGGTCGCACAGCAGACGGGCAACAACGCCACGCTGCAGAGCTGCCTCACGAGTGAGAACGCGGGCCTCACCAACCCCTCACCGATCCCCGCCGGCGCCTCGAGCAACTACGCGGCGCTC encodes:
- a CDS encoding ABC-F family ATP-binding cassette domain-containing protein, producing MPVLLDLQAVTVRRSDRILFEALSLTVSEGERVGVVGINGTGKSTLLRVAAGVETPDSGTVRRARSSRVGHLDQDPKLAAGLVGAAVGEGWEPRAVLERLGMGSHAATDVGELSGGESKRVALAAVLSRPAELLILDEPTNHLDLSAVAWLEQHLLSLRGGLILVSHDRHLLDRVTTRMVEIDRGQHYVHEGGYAGYLEARAEREERAAAADATRRNLARRELAWLRRGAPARTRKPQARIDAALKIVEGRPVAPARANELEMAFHTPRLGEKVIECAALSYRYAPDAPEVLAGVDLDLAPGERLGVVGANGSGKSTLLDLLAGRRTPTSGEVVVGPTVVRGYYDQRGVELDASARVRDLVAGPGRPAGAPEDVALMERFWFTGELPFARVATLSGGERRRLQLLLVLVERPNVLFLDEPTNDLDLDTLRRMEDFFEDWPGALVTVSHDRTFLERVTDRIVALPGDGRLVGVPGGVAGWVSAISQPAARPTSPRVAVARPAAGRGTRSASTIGRQLREADKEMARLLRRRDELAAAMHSSTDHVELGRIGSDLAEVQSALTEVEAHWLSLAEEAEASS